The Candidatus Methanomethylicota archaeon genome contains the following window.
ATAAAATCGATTTACATAAAGGAGATTACATCTTCATTGCGAGGAAAGGTAATTATGTACGCGAAATAAGGGTGAATGTCCAAGAGGATAAAACAGTACGCGTGACCCTACCGCTAAGAAGTGATAACCGTATACTATATTCATCAATGCCAAAAGTCAAGTTACTGCCTTTAGGATATGATCCGCTAAGCAGTATTACGCTCACAATTCTCTCAGCTGAACTTGCTCTTCTAGTAAGTACAACAACAATATCATTCCTCGCATATATGGTGATTTTTGGCTTCTTCTTCAAATCTTCATCAACAGAGCTTGAAAAACTGAAAGAGCTAAGATTTCCTCGCAAACTCTACTTGAAAATTATTTATCTACCCATGTTAAGTCTCATCTTAATAATATTACTTGTTAGCATTTTTGCAACAGTAGGCCTAGCTCTAGAAATCCCATGGCCTCTTCCATTCTCTACAAAGCCTATCGGATCACTACTATGGCCCTACTTCATCATCATTATACCCGCATTCTTCTCCTATACACTTACATTTTTTTCTACTTTCCATAGGGAAGGATGTTTTTAGAACTTTTAACTAAGATAGCGCATGCAAGCATCTTCATATTATCCATATTTTTAGTCGGAATTACAGCTTACAACTTGTTATTATTCTTAGCAGGCACAATAAGATCCAAGAGATATAAGCACCATCATTTACCCTTCACCCAGCTCAAAACAATTTCTCTAATAATACCCATAAAAGATGAGCTTTCCGTCCTTTCAGGGCTAACGAAGTCAATTCTAAATCTAGATTATCCAACCGAACTCTTTGAAGTAATCTTTGTAACTCCAAGGAGCTCAGAACGATATTTAGAAGAATTCCATCTTTTATTAAATAAAAATGGGATACATGTTAAAATCGTAGTAGATGAAGGTAAGGGTAAGCCTGCCGCACTGAATGCTGGGTTGAAGGTAGCCGTTGGTGAGATAATTGGCGTATTTGACTCTGACTCAATACTACCTTCAAATATCTTGCGAAGAGTTTCAAGAATTTTTATAAATGAAAGTGTAACAGCTATTCAAGGAGTAACAAGGTCTTATAATGATGGAGACAATATCCTTAGTAAACTTACCTCTGTGGAGCAAGAAATTTATTTCAAGATGTTCCTGAAACCAAGATCCTCTTTAAACCTCTTTATACCTTTTACAGGCTCATGTCTTTTCATAAGGAGAGAGCTCCTTCTAAGGATTGGTGGATGGAATGCTAATTCGTTGGCTGAAGATTTTGATTTAGCTCTAAGACTTTACGATGAAGGAATTAAGGTTAAGCTGGAACCTACCATTTACTGTTGGCAGGAGACGCCTTCCATGTTAAAGAGCTACGTTATTCAGAGAGTGAGATGGTTTAGAGGATTCATAGAACTTATCCCATGCGGTCTCCATAAGCTGACTAATTTAGAGAGGCTTGACATATTTTTAATGCTTCTGGGGCCAGTAATACTCTCCATGTCCTTACTAGTTTTTACATACTTCTTGGTTTCAGATGAAGTCATATTATCTCCTTTGCTGAAGCCGCTGGCAAGCCTAGTTGGAACCCTTGCTATACCATCGCTCATATGCTTAATACTAAAACCAAGAGTATTTAGCAGGATTCCAGCCTTTATTATGGGAGTAATTGGCTATTGGATCTTGGAGTCGAGCATTGCTATAGTATCCGTTATGATGGGACTACTGAGATTAAAGATCCAATGGATTAGGACTCCGAAAATTGGTGTAAAAGAGTACGTCACCTAAAAGGTCTTCAAGAGACATAGCGATAAGTAAATCACTTCCTGATTCTATAGAAGTTAATATGGTCTTCGATAGTTCATTTATACTTATAGGCGATCTAGTAAAGTAGGAATAGGAGCAGAATATGTTTCATGAAGGTATAGTGAAAGTCAGTAATGTAATGAAAGTCTATAGGACAAAGACTGAAGATGTTGTAGTACTTCGTAATGTATTTCTTACTCTATCATCTGGTGAAATTATAGTTGTTATGGGGCCAAGTGGTGTAGGAAAAACTACGTTGTTAAGGATAATCTATGGGCTCCTACGGCCAGATAAAGGAATTGTAGAAGTTATGGGATCGAACATTTATGAGCTAACACGTAGGGATAGAGATAAGTTAATGTTACAATTTGTCGGATATATGCCTCAGGAAGATAGGCTTTTTGAAACCCTTAATATCGAAGAGAATCTCGCGCTTCCACTACTCGCCCTTGGATATTCTAAGAAAATAATCCCACAACGTGTTAAACAGTTGTTAAGTTTAATGGACATGGAGAAGCTTGCTAAGAGATTACCAAATGAGCTGAGCATGGGTCAGCGTAGAAAGATATTATTACTTAGAGCCCTAGCAAATGATCCTTTAATACTCCTTTTGGATGAGCCAACAGCAAACATAGATTCAGTTAGTGTAGAGTCAATCCTAGAGTATCTTAAATATTTAAAAGAGGAGAAAAATATGTCAATTCTATTAACTTCACATGATTATAGAGTGGTTAAGATAGCTGATAAAGTATTCTGGTTATCAGACGGTACTTTGAAAATACGTGGGGATCTCACTAAAAATAAGTCTAGACGGCACTTCTCAGGGAATTCTGCCTGAACAATGTGTAAAACGATCTATAATCGTGGATATAGCACTAAGGACATTACTATCTTTGGATTTAGATCTAATGATGATAAGGGTTATTGCACATCTACTAATAACCTTGAAGGTATTATCTTTTCAGTCATAGTACCCGTAAAAGGACCCCTTAATAAAAAATGGTTAGAGTATCTTGATAATATCTTTCCTCACAATTCCGAGATAATACTAATTGGAGAAAACATATCACATTGGACTCCATCGTCAAGGAAGATTATCTTAATAGAAGCTAAATGTAATAGATCACAGGCTAGGAATCTTGGGCTATCAATCTGTAAGGGAGATTTAGTATTCTTCTTCGATATAGATCAAATACCATCCAAAAGATTGGTAGATGAGGCCGTGGAGTTATTCAAAAAGGGCTATGATATGATAAAGGTCCCTGAAAGATTCATAGGTACAACTTTATGGGGGAGGGCATCAGCTTTATGGAAGACATCCATACAAGAAGCTGATAAGGAATATGGATGTATCCCTCGCATATACTCTAGGAGAGTATTTTCAAGGATTGGTGGTTTTGATATAAACTTAGATATTCTTGAAGACTTTATCTTATATTTAAGAGCTCGGAAAGCAGGTTTAAAAGAGGCTTGGGCCCTCTCGCCACTTTACCATTTTGAGCAGCGTAGTCTAAGAGAAATAATTGAGAAAAGCTTTTTCTATGCGAAGGCATTATATTCGCTTCGCGTAAAAGGAGCAGAAAATAAAGTAATCTTAGTAAAATATGTGAAAGCAATTCACGCATTTATCAAGGTGATAACCTCAAAAGAGGACTTAGGAGTTAAGATATGTTGTATAGCATTAATAGCCTTTCGACTGCTACTTATAATTTCCCAGTTTATCCGGAGAATAATTCGCATATAATGAGCTCATGCTTCTTATTACCCAATGCATGAAGGCTCATAGATTCATCTATTAGAAAGGTCTTAAATACTTGAAGGACTGTTCAGCACACGCACCTTCCAATATAGGCTAACATCGGGGGGTGAGATTATTAAGAATAGAACTTTAAAGGTTCTTTTAACAATGGTTATTCTCTCTTCGTTAGGATCCGCAATCATAAACGTAGCTCTATTCTCGAGAGAGGTAGAGTATTTCAACTATAGTGATGCTGAAAGCTGGTTAAATATTGCGAAAATTGCTTGGAGATACTTTACTCCTAGTGTGGGTGTGAGCTCAAAGACTGGATTGAATTATGCAAGCCTTGGATGGAAAATGACTACTGACTGGGATTTAGGAATGTATATTATCGCGATACTAAGAGCCGAGGAGCTAGGATTAATTAAGCCGGAAGGAGCGTGGGGAAGTGAAGAGCGTCTAAACAAGATACTGAACTTCTTGTTGACTAGAAAGAATACGCCTGAGGGGATTCCATATCTATGGTATCAATCTGATACAGGGGAGCCATTTGGTAACGCTTCAACAAATCCATCTGATTCAGGTAGATTGCTTATAGCCTTAAAACTCTTATTAAACCGTAAACCTCATTTCCGTGACAAGATTTTAGCTTATCTAGCAAAAACTAATTATAGTTATATTGCCGAAAACGAAAAACTCTGGGCGCGTAACTTTTATTCATATTTGGATGCCATTGGATTCAAGTTATGGGGATTTGATAAATTTGAACCCGTAATGAAGAGATTGAGGGATTTAGAAAGACTTGAATCCTATCCCAAGGTTAATATATATGGTGTGGAGCTACCACGTATAGGAGTAACGTCTGAACCGCTTATTTTAGGATATTTTGATTTAGAATTACAAGTTTTCAAGAAATATTTAGACTTAGTTTATGAAGTGCAGGAGCGAAGATACTTGGCAACGGGGATTATTACGGCTTGGAGCGAGGGGGGCATTACTAAAAAACCCTACTATGTTTACCAATGGATAGTTACACCGACTGCAGAATGGGTTACATCAGTTCCCGAAACACCGGTAGCATTCACTAAGGTTGCATTATCTTTTGCAGCAATTTATGATGACGGTTATGCTAGAAAACTGTTTAAAGTGTTCTCCAAAAATTATGTAAATGAAGGTTTTATCGAGGGGATTTCTGAGTCTGGAGAACCAACGTTCATTATGACTATACCTTATGTCACTGATAAAACAAACTCCATGATAATCAGCGCAGCATATTACGCCTTGAAAAGGATCCACCTCAACGAAGATAAAATGGAATCCAGCTCATATTATAGAGTTATCACTATAAAAAGCCCAGAGACGATATATATGCAATTTGAGAAAGACGGAGATTGTAAAATATTGCAAGGCTCTATAAACAATACGTTTGATATGCTTTTGATCCCCATTTCTGAAATCCCAATAGATATGGTACTAAGATGGGTTGTCGTGAGATATGAATCAAGCTCGAATTCCAACTTTCGATATAATGCATATATCATAGATGAAGATTTACTTATTCATAGAGGCCCAACATTTATCTCGCATAAGGAATTATTGTCAGATGCCTATAGATTTGACATACCTGGGCAAATAATCCTTGATGATATGTTAAGGAAATGTATAATCAAGCATCCTGGAAACATTTCTATCCCAGCTATAATATTCTTGAAGAATCCCGAGGATGTTGGCGGCTTTAAACTATTTAGAGTTTTAGAATTAGAGCTCGTCTTTAGTAAAGAAACTCCACGTATTCCATATCCCACACATGTACTTTATTATCTTCTGCTATGTTTTAATATTGTATACGTGGTTCTTCCACTCCTTATAACATACGTAATAATTAAACAAAGAAATCTATCAAAGGAGCTTTACATATCGTGTCTACTAATAGCTTTAGTTATAAGATTGACAGCGGCGCCTTTTTACGCTCATCCATATGATATGGAAGTCTGGAGATTTGCAGCAAGAACATTCTATGAGAATGGTTTGGTTAGGCCTGATCTTACCCCCTCTCCAATTACTTATTACACGTCTATAATCGGTTATGCTCCATATTATCTCCTCAAACTTTTAGGATTTAAGGATAGAGTATATTTCCACCACACGATCTTCATATGCGAGAACATGTTCCTGAAAATCCACTATATAATATTCGATTTTGTTATAGCTTACATATTATATAGACTCAT
Protein-coding sequences here:
- a CDS encoding glycosyltransferase family 2 protein, whose translation is MFLELLTKIAHASIFILSIFLVGITAYNLLLFLAGTIRSKRYKHHHLPFTQLKTISLIIPIKDELSVLSGLTKSILNLDYPTELFEVIFVTPRSSERYLEEFHLLLNKNGIHVKIVVDEGKGKPAALNAGLKVAVGEIIGVFDSDSILPSNILRRVSRIFINESVTAIQGVTRSYNDGDNILSKLTSVEQEIYFKMFLKPRSSLNLFIPFTGSCLFIRRELLLRIGGWNANSLAEDFDLALRLYDEGIKVKLEPTIYCWQETPSMLKSYVIQRVRWFRGFIELIPCGLHKLTNLERLDIFLMLLGPVILSMSLLVFTYFLVSDEVILSPLLKPLASLVGTLAIPSLICLILKPRVFSRIPAFIMGVIGYWILESSIAIVSVMMGLLRLKIQWIRTPKIGVKEYVT
- a CDS encoding ATP-binding cassette domain-containing protein, encoding MFHEGIVKVSNVMKVYRTKTEDVVVLRNVFLTLSSGEIIVVMGPSGVGKTTLLRIIYGLLRPDKGIVEVMGSNIYELTRRDRDKLMLQFVGYMPQEDRLFETLNIEENLALPLLALGYSKKIIPQRVKQLLSLMDMEKLAKRLPNELSMGQRRKILLLRALANDPLILLLDEPTANIDSVSVESILEYLKYLKEEKNMSILLTSHDYRVVKIADKVFWLSDGTLKIRGDLTKNKSRRHFSGNSA
- a CDS encoding glycosyltransferase, with the protein product MCKTIYNRGYSTKDITIFGFRSNDDKGYCTSTNNLEGIIFSVIVPVKGPLNKKWLEYLDNIFPHNSEIILIGENISHWTPSSRKIILIEAKCNRSQARNLGLSICKGDLVFFFDIDQIPSKRLVDEAVELFKKGYDMIKVPERFIGTTLWGRASALWKTSIQEADKEYGCIPRIYSRRVFSRIGGFDINLDILEDFILYLRARKAGLKEAWALSPLYHFEQRSLREIIEKSFFYAKALYSLRVKGAENKVILVKYVKAIHAFIKVITSKEDLGVKICCIALIAFRLLLIISQFIRRIIRI
- a CDS encoding DUF3131 domain-containing protein, whose translation is MVILSSLGSAIINVALFSREVEYFNYSDAESWLNIAKIAWRYFTPSVGVSSKTGLNYASLGWKMTTDWDLGMYIIAILRAEELGLIKPEGAWGSEERLNKILNFLLTRKNTPEGIPYLWYQSDTGEPFGNASTNPSDSGRLLIALKLLLNRKPHFRDKILAYLAKTNYSYIAENEKLWARNFYSYLDAIGFKLWGFDKFEPVMKRLRDLERLESYPKVNIYGVELPRIGVTSEPLILGYFDLELQVFKKYLDLVYEVQERRYLATGIITAWSEGGITKKPYYVYQWIVTPTAEWVTSVPETPVAFTKVALSFAAIYDDGYARKLFKVFSKNYVNEGFIEGISESGEPTFIMTIPYVTDKTNSMIISAAYYALKRIHLNEDKMESSSYYRVITIKSPETIYMQFEKDGDCKILQGSINNTFDMLLIPISEIPIDMVLRWVVVRYESSSNSNFRYNAYIIDEDLLIHRGPTFISHKELLSDAYRFDIPGQIILDDMLRKCIIKHPGNISIPAIIFLKNPEDVGGFKLFRVLELELVFSKETPRIPYPTHVLYYLLLCFNIVYVVLPLLITYVIIKQRNLSKELYISCLLIALVIRLTAAPFYAHPYDMEVWRFAARTFYENGLVRPDLTPSPITYYTSIIGYAPYYLLKLLGFKDRVYFHHTIFICENMFLKIHYIIFDFVIAYILYRLIKDNVFDPSLPPSSAALIFLFNPLSICLSSVWGLYESIGLAFLLAGLYLMLKGRYILSSLVFGLASATKLYGFLGLIPLIIYMVKARKYAHIMAAISVHLAVFISLYIPLSSWNIYEAVQHILGTTGLLGRLGLASSTDFVPGTSYMMLLQMLGLKVSPTALYIISGVALLICTFLLIKQVRVEAESLYAVIVWMTLAFLVIYLFFFRVYPQYYLWIIPLLILMSFRTRSPSYLILGTGLSAYISLFIVNGLTLISGEEKYIILTELLKDSTAFNSATSVFTILILIAIFNSRSPFFQDSRKLLTIMISSVTVMILLAYILLSIPA